A window of Vulpes lagopus strain Blue_001 chromosome 21, ASM1834538v1, whole genome shotgun sequence contains these coding sequences:
- the GPR162 gene encoding probable G-protein coupled receptor 162 has product MARGGAGAEEASLRSNALSWLACGLLALLANAWIILSISAKQQKHKPLELLLCFLAGTHILMAAVPLTTFAVVQLRRQASSDYDWNESICKVFVSTYYTLALATCFTVASLSYHRMWMVRWPVNYRLSNAKKQALHAVMGIWMVSFILSTLPSIGWHNNGERYYARGCQFIVSKIGLGFGVCFSLLLLGGIVMGLVCVAITFYQTLWARPRRARLGGPRAGAAGGTKGGGPGGLGTRPAFEVPAIVVEDARGKRRSSLDGSESAKTSLQVTNLVSAIVFLYDSLTGVPILVVSFFSLKSDSAPPWMVLAVLWCSMAQTLLLPSFIWSCERYRADVRTVWEQCVAIMSEEDGDDDGGCDDYADGRVCKVRFDANGATGPGSRDPSQVKLLPGRHMLFPPLERVHYLQVPLSRRLSHDETNIFSTPRAPGSILHKWSSSDDIRVLPAQSRALGGPPEYLGQRQRLEDEEDEEEGEGGGLASLRQFLEGGVLGSGGGPPRGPGFFREEITTFIDETPLPSPTASPGPSPRRPRPLGLSPRRLSLGSPDSRAVGLPLGLSAGRRCSLTGGEGNARPWGGSWGPGNPIFPQLTL; this is encoded by the exons ATGGCtcggggaggagcaggggcagaggaggcCTCCCTGCGCTCAAACGCCTTGTCCTGGCTTGCCTGTGGGCTCCTGGCGCTGCTGGCCAATGCCTGGATCATCCTCAGCATCTCGGCCAAGCAGCAGAAGCACAAGCCGCTGGAGTTGCTGCTCTGCTTCCTGGCGGGCACACACATACTCATGGCGGCTGTGCCCCTCACCACCTTCGCTGTGGTGCAGCTACGGCGCCAGGCTTCCTCCGACTATGACTGGAACGAGAGCATCTGCAAGGTCTTCGTGTCCACCTACTATACCCTGGCCCTGGCCACCTGCTTCACAGTCGCCTCACTCTCCTACCATCGCATGTGGATGGTGCGTTGGCCTGTCAACTACCGCCTTAGCAACGCCAAGAAGCAGGCGTTGCACGCTGTCATGGGCATCTGGATGGTCAGCTTCATCCTCTCCACACTACCCTCCATTGGCTGGCACAACAATGGCGAGCGGTACTATGCCCGTGGCTGCCAGTTCATAGTCTCCAAGATCGGCCTGGGCTTTGGCGTGTGCTTCAGCCTCTTGCTACTTGGGGGCATTGTCATGGGGCTGGTCTGTGTGGCCATCACCTTCTACCAGACATTGTGGGCCAGGCCCCGGAGGGCTCGGCTGGGCGGCCCGAGAGCAGGGGCTGCGGGTGGTACCAAGGGGGGTGGGCCAGGGGGGTTGGGTACCCGGCCAGCCTTTGAGGTGCCAGCCATTGTGGTGGAGGATGCCAGAGGGAAGCGGCGGTCCTCGCTGGATGGCTCTGAGTCGGCCAAGACATCCCTGCAGGTCACCAACTTGGTCAGCGCCATCGTCTTTCTCTATGACTCACTCACAGGGGTGCCCATCTTG GTGGTGAGCTTCTTCTCCCTTAAGTCGGACTCGGCTCCGCCGTGGATGGTGCTGGCTGTGCTGTGGTGCTCCATGGCACAGACACTGCTGCTGCCCTCCTTCATCTGGTCCTGCGAGCGCTACCGGGCCGACGTGCGCACCGTGTGGGAGCAGTGCGTGGCCATCATGTCCGAGGAGGACGGCGACGACG ACGGGGGCTGTGATGACTATGCAGATGGCCGAGTGTGTAAAGTTCGCTTTGATGCTAACGGTGCCACAGGACCAGGGAGCAGGGACCCCTCCCAGGTGAAGCTGCTGCCTGGACGGCACATGCTCTTTCCCCCTCTTGAGAGGGTCCACTACTTACAG GTCCCTCTATCCCGCCGTCTGTCCCATGATGAGACCAACATCTTCTCTACTCCTCGGGCACCAGGCTCCATCCTGCATAAGTGGTCATCCTCTGATGACATCCGGGTCCTCCCAGCCCAGAGCCGAGCCCTGGGGGGCCCTCCTGAGTACCTGGGTCAGAGGCAAAGGctggaggatgaggaggatgaggaggaaggtGAAGGTGGAGGGCTGGCTAGCCTTCGCCAGTTCCTGGAGGGTGGGGTGTTGGGGTCAGGTGGGGGACCTCCACGGGGTCCTGGCTTCTTCCGGGAAGAGATCACCACCTTCATCGATGAGACACCTCTGCCTTCTCCGACTGCTTCCCCAGGACCCTCTCCTCGCCGGCCCAGACCCCTGGGCCTCTCACCCCGCAGGCTCTCCCTTGGGTCCCCTGACAGCAGAGCCGTTGGACTTCCTTTGGGGTTAAGTGCAGGGAGACGCTGTTCCCTGACAGGGGGTGAGGGGAACGCAAGACCTTGGGGAGGATCCTGGGGCCCAGGTAACCCCATCTTCCCCCAGCTGACCCTGTGA